A window of the Gossypium arboreum isolate Shixiya-1 chromosome 2, ASM2569848v2, whole genome shotgun sequence genome harbors these coding sequences:
- the LOC108466392 gene encoding uncharacterized protein LOC108466392, whose product MPYSIILDELSEGPEVVSETEEKVRLIRDGLKAASDKQKSYADLKRQEIEYFVGDLVFLKLELSLELDRIHDVFHVSMLKRYHSDPTHIVPMEVIKVWPGLSFEKEPVQILDHDIKVLRRKSIPLVKLLWRNHRIEEATWELEDSMR is encoded by the exons GTCCAGAGGtggtttctgagactgaggaAAAGGTCCGTTTGATTCGAGATGGACTGAAAGCGGCTTCTGATAaacaaaagtcttatgcagatctgaagcgtcAAGAGATAGAATATTTCGTGGGAGACCTCGTTTTCCTTAAG ttggagctatcTCTAGAGCTAGaccggattcatgatgtgttccatgtttcGATGTTGAAACGTTATCACTCTGATCCCACGCACATTGTTCCTATGGAGGTGATAAAAGTTTGGCCAGGTCTATCATTTGAGAAGGAGCCAGTGCAGATATTGGATCACGACATAAAGGTTTTAAGGAGGAAGTCTATTCCCCTAGTGAAATTGTTATGGCGTAATCATAGGAtagaggaggctacttgggagctgGAGGATTCGATGCgttag